The following coding sequences are from one Gemmatimonadaceae bacterium window:
- the arsN2 gene encoding arsenic resistance N-acetyltransferase ArsN2, producing the protein MTDTLTAGAKLRSAQPSDLPGIEQLLTASHLPLAGVAETLPGFVVAEFHGAIVGTAALDVCSDDALLRSVAVAPEWRSRGLGRALVTRVIADAEARGLRALYLLTTTAEHYFPSFGFRQIRRDEVPADIQATEEFHGACPASAVAMCRDCAARS; encoded by the coding sequence ATGACTGATACTCTCACCGCCGGGGCGAAGCTGCGCTCCGCGCAGCCCAGCGATCTCCCGGGAATTGAGCAACTGCTCACGGCATCACATCTTCCGCTTGCGGGCGTGGCCGAAACGCTTCCCGGGTTTGTCGTCGCCGAGTTCCACGGCGCGATCGTGGGCACCGCCGCCCTCGACGTGTGCTCCGACGATGCGCTCCTCCGCTCAGTCGCTGTCGCGCCCGAGTGGCGCTCTCGCGGTCTTGGCCGCGCCCTCGTCACTCGCGTGATCGCCGATGCCGAAGCGCGTGGGCTTCGTGCACTCTATCTCCTCACGACGACCGCCGAGCACTACTTCCCGAGCTTTGGATTCCGGCAAATCAGGCGGGATGAGGTGCCGGCTGATATCCAGGCCACCGAAGAATTCCACGGTGCCTGTCCTGCTTCGGCCGTCGCGATGTGTCGCGACTGCGCTGCGAGGTCCTGA
- a CDS encoding metalloregulator ArsR/SmtB family transcription factor, with protein MGINSIADVSRSAQLFHALSDETRLGILEKLRNGEHCVCDLQDDLDAAQSRLSFHLRVLKEAGLVADRKEGRWSYYSILPEALTEVHDLAVAMQPSKLRVLARANGRCCG; from the coding sequence ATGGGCATCAACAGCATTGCCGACGTCTCCCGCTCGGCGCAGCTGTTTCACGCGCTGTCCGATGAGACTCGGCTCGGTATACTCGAGAAGCTGCGGAACGGTGAACACTGCGTTTGCGACTTGCAGGATGATCTGGACGCAGCGCAGTCGCGCCTCTCGTTCCACCTTCGCGTGCTGAAGGAAGCGGGTCTCGTGGCCGATCGAAAGGAAGGTCGCTGGTCATACTACAGCATCTTGCCCGAAGCCCTCACCGAAGTGCACGACCTCGCCGTCGCCATGCAGCCGTCGAAGTTGAGAGTGCTCGCGCGCGCAAACGGGCGCTGCTGCGGCTGA
- a CDS encoding aquaporin, whose product MADRARYDWRRYAAEALGTFALVAVGPGAVMVAAKTGAFGVEGVALAFGLVITVAVAATGHLGGAHINPAVTIGFWSVRRFPGHDVVPYVVAQCAGAIAASAVLSWILGPVGNLGATIPALTLGRSFAVEAGYSALLGFVIMGVATDARTPASVAPFAIGATVFAGALVTGPLTGGSFNPARSLGPAIVGGIWTAHWLYWAAPILGMILAMRCYEVLRGASVPLGSSESPLGVEGPLDAVPASQRAAADQL is encoded by the coding sequence ATGGCTGATCGCGCGCGGTACGACTGGCGCCGATACGCCGCCGAGGCGCTGGGAACGTTCGCGCTCGTTGCGGTTGGACCAGGTGCGGTTATGGTCGCCGCGAAAACCGGCGCGTTCGGAGTTGAAGGCGTCGCGCTCGCGTTCGGGCTGGTGATCACCGTCGCGGTTGCTGCGACGGGGCACCTCGGCGGAGCACACATCAACCCGGCAGTCACGATCGGATTCTGGTCAGTGCGGCGGTTTCCTGGACACGACGTCGTGCCCTATGTCGTAGCGCAGTGCGCCGGCGCAATCGCCGCGTCGGCCGTCCTGTCATGGATCCTCGGTCCGGTTGGAAATCTCGGCGCAACGATTCCGGCGCTAACACTCGGCCGCTCCTTCGCGGTGGAGGCAGGGTATTCCGCCTTGCTTGGATTCGTCATCATGGGCGTGGCGACGGATGCGCGCACGCCGGCCTCCGTTGCGCCCTTTGCAATCGGTGCCACGGTCTTCGCTGGTGCGCTGGTGACCGGGCCACTCACTGGGGGGAGCTTCAATCCAGCGCGCTCGCTGGGACCGGCCATTGTCGGTGGGATTTGGACCGCCCATTGGCTCTACTGGGCGGCGCCGATTCTCGGGATGATCCTCGCAATGCGGTGTTATGAAGTGCTCCGCGGCGCGAGTGTGCCGTTAGGGTCGTCTGAATCCCCGTTGGGCGTTGAAGGGCCGCTAGACGCTGTTCCCGCGAGTCAACGCGCTGCCGCCGACCAGCTATGA
- a CDS encoding metallophosphoesterase family protein: MRYALISDIHANLPALEAVLADIDARSDIAATYHLGDLVGYAPWPNETVELLRERKIPGVAGNYDSTVATDYKHCGCRYEDARQEELSHLSYEWTRKHVSAETKEFLGGLPFRIDLRPLGGHIAGPTVTLLHGNSVLNTVYVYEERPDSFLEKICGAVGARAGDIICFGHTHKPWRRVVSGVRFVNTGSVGRPKDADWRAGYVLFDVGIGEPRAEFVRVVYDVERAARAILESDLPNDFADYLRTGGKITAAVNG; the protein is encoded by the coding sequence ATGCGATACGCGCTGATCTCCGACATTCACGCCAACCTGCCGGCGCTCGAGGCGGTGCTGGCGGACATCGACGCACGATCCGATATCGCAGCGACGTATCACCTCGGTGACCTCGTCGGATACGCGCCGTGGCCTAACGAGACAGTGGAGCTGCTACGCGAGAGAAAGATCCCGGGTGTGGCGGGGAACTACGATTCTACCGTTGCCACGGACTACAAGCACTGCGGTTGCAGGTACGAGGATGCACGGCAAGAGGAGCTGTCGCACCTCTCCTACGAATGGACTCGCAAGCACGTCTCGGCCGAGACGAAGGAATTCCTTGGTGGGCTCCCCTTTCGCATCGACCTCCGGCCGCTTGGTGGACATATCGCTGGGCCAACGGTGACGCTGCTGCACGGCAATTCGGTGCTCAACACGGTGTATGTCTACGAAGAGCGGCCGGACTCCTTTCTCGAGAAGATATGCGGCGCGGTTGGCGCGCGGGCAGGGGACATCATCTGCTTCGGGCACACGCACAAGCCGTGGCGACGCGTCGTGAGCGGCGTCCGCTTCGTGAATACCGGGAGCGTCGGCCGGCCGAAGGACGCCGACTGGCGAGCCGGGTATGTGTTGTTCGACGTTGGGATTGGTGAGCCGCGCGCGGAGTTCGTGCGTGTCGTGTACGATGTCGAGCGAGCGGCGCGAGCGATCCTCGAGAGCGACCTCCCTAACGACTTCGCCGACTATCTCCGAACGGGCGGGAAGATCACGGCAGCTGTGAATGGCTGA
- a CDS encoding arsenite methyltransferase — MTPLSTQQSDDLTAAVKEKYGAAARRVLSGEGVPAECCGSSGCCGGAATASCDPISSNLYVSGETDALPEAAVLASLGCGNPTALAELREGEVALDLGSGGGIDVLLSARRVGPTGKAYGLDMTDDMLALARKNAADAGVTNVEFLRGRIEEIPLPSNSVDVIISNCVVNLSGDKQRVIAEAFRVLKPGGRFAVSDVVVQGELPPDVKRSMELWVGCVAGALSDAEFVKLLSDAGFENASVEVTRTYEVEDARAFLVNTGVDADRIARDVAGRIGAAFIRATKSAVAPVKPKSSRTCGCADDCCT, encoded by the coding sequence ATGACACCACTGTCAACGCAGCAAAGCGACGACCTGACGGCCGCGGTGAAGGAGAAATACGGCGCCGCGGCACGACGCGTCCTCTCGGGCGAAGGAGTTCCTGCCGAGTGCTGCGGCTCGAGCGGGTGTTGTGGCGGCGCCGCCACCGCATCCTGCGATCCGATCTCATCGAACCTCTATGTCTCTGGCGAGACCGACGCCCTGCCCGAGGCGGCGGTCCTTGCCTCGTTAGGCTGCGGGAACCCGACGGCACTCGCGGAGCTTCGCGAGGGCGAGGTTGCGCTCGATCTGGGCTCGGGCGGCGGGATCGACGTGCTCCTCTCGGCACGGCGTGTGGGTCCGACCGGAAAGGCGTACGGTCTGGACATGACCGATGACATGCTCGCGCTCGCACGGAAGAACGCCGCTGATGCGGGCGTGACGAATGTCGAGTTCCTTCGCGGCCGAATCGAAGAGATTCCGTTACCCTCGAACTCCGTCGACGTGATCATCTCGAATTGCGTCGTGAACCTTTCCGGCGACAAGCAGCGGGTCATCGCGGAAGCCTTCCGCGTGCTCAAGCCGGGCGGCCGATTCGCCGTCTCTGACGTGGTCGTTCAAGGCGAGCTGCCGCCGGATGTGAAGCGCAGCATGGAGCTCTGGGTCGGCTGCGTTGCTGGTGCGCTCTCCGATGCGGAATTTGTGAAGCTCCTGAGCGATGCCGGATTCGAGAACGCGAGCGTCGAGGTCACGCGGACATATGAGGTCGAGGACGCAAGAGCCTTCCTCGTGAACACCGGCGTCGACGCCGATCGCATTGCGCGTGACGTCGCCGGTCGCATTGGGGCGGCCTTCATCCGTGCAACGAAATCTGCGGTCGCACCAGTGAAGCCGAAGTCGAGTCGTACCTGCGGCTGCGCCGATGACTGTTGCACCTAA